A region from the Arachis ipaensis cultivar K30076 chromosome B01, Araip1.1, whole genome shotgun sequence genome encodes:
- the LOC107647438 gene encoding ubiquitin-activating enzyme E1 1, translated as MLRVKRPCEGVFVEEDTQSIISNNNSVFFKKNRNTVSSAPTDTAVDSTVNKDNSSFCSSSSNNDTSNSRTTMALGESNPPDIDEDLHSRQLAVYGRETMRRLFGSNVLVSGMQGLGVEIAKNLILAGVKSVTLHDERTVELWDLSSNFVFSENDIGKNRALASVSKLQELNNVVVVLTLTTELTTEQLSRFQAVVFTEISLEKAIEFNDFCHTHQPPIAFIKTEVRGLFGNVFCDFGPAFTVVDVDGEEPHTGIVASISNDNPALVSCVDDERLEFQDGDLVVFSEVHGMKELNDGKPRKIKNARAYSFTLEEDTTNYGGYEKGGIVTQVKQPKILNFKPLRAALSDPGDFLLSDFSKFDRPRLLHIAFQALDKFISELGRLPVAGSDSDAQKLISIVSDFNDALADDKLEDINPKLLRYFAFGARAVLNPMAAMFGGIVGQEVVKACSGKFHPLFQFFYFDSVESLPTEPVDPDDLRPVGSRYDAQISVFGQKLQKKLEDSQVFVVGSGALGCEFLKNLALMGVSCGSQGKLTITDDDVIEKSNLSRQFLFRDWNIGQAKSTVAASAAASINTALNVVALQNRVSSETENVFHDAFWGNLSVVINALDNVNARLYVDQRCLYFQKPLLESGTLGTKCNTQMVIPHLTENYGASRDPPEKQAPMCTVHSFPHNIDHCLTWARSEFEGLLEKMNAYLSNPNEYTNGMRNAGDAQARDNLERVLECLDRDKCETFEDCITWARLKFEDYFANRVKQLIYTFPEDAQTSTGSPFWSAPKRFPHPLQFSASDAGHVHFVMAAAILRAESFDIPIPDWGKNPTKLAEAVDKVIVPDFQPKKDVNIVTDEKATSLSTASIDDAVVIDDIIIKLERCRANLPPEFRMKPIQFEKDDDTNYHMDVIAGLANMRARNYSIPEVDKLKAKFIAGRIIPAIATSTAMATGLVCLELYKVLDGRHKVEDYRNTFANLALPLFSMAEPVPPKVMKHQDMNWTIWDRWVLNENPTLRELLHWLKAKGLNAYSISCGSSMLYNSIFNKFKDRMDRKVADLARDVARLEIPPYRSHVDVVVACDDDDGNDIDIPLVSVYFR; from the exons ATGCTTCGTGTAAAGCGACCCTGCGAAGGAGTGTTTGTAGAAGAAGACACTCAGAGCATaatcagcaacaacaacagcgtTTTCTTCAAGAAGAATCGGAACACAGTTTCCTCTGCCCCAACCGATACCGCTGTGGACTCCACAGTGAACAAAGACAACAGTAGCTTCTGTAGCAGCAGTAGTAACAACGACACCAGCAACAGCCGAACAACTATGGCTTTGGGTGAATCCAACCCACCGGATATTGATGAGGATCTGCACAGCCGACAGCTCGCTGTGTATGGCCGTGAGACAATGAGGAGGCTGTTTGGGTCCAATGTGTTGGTCTCAGGGATGCAGGGCCTTGGTGTTGAGATCG CAAAGAATCTCATTCTTGCGGGTGTCAAATCTGTGACATTGCATGATGAGAGGACTGTAGAGCTATGGGATCTGTCCAGTAATTTTGTGTTTTCAGAGAATGACATTGGAAAAAACAGGGCACTGGCTTCTGTTAGTAAGTTGCAGGAGCTCAATAATGTAGTGGTTGTACTAACATTGACAACTGAACTGACAACAGAGCAGCTTTCTAGATTTCAG GCTGTTGTTTTCACTGAAATTAGTCTTGAGAAAGCTATTGAGTTCAATGATTTCTGCCACACTCATCAGCCTCCTATTGCTTTTATCAAAACTGAAGTTAGAGGTCTTTTTGGCAATGTGTTCTGCGATTTTGGGCCTGCATTCACTGTCGTCGATGTTGATGGAGAGGAACCCCATACTGGTATAGTTGCATCAATCAGCAATGACAACCCTGCTCTAGTATCTTGTGTTGACGACGAGAGGCTTGAGTTTCAGGATGGAGATCTTGTTGTATTCTCTGAAGTTCATGGTATGAAAGAATTGAATGATGGAAAGCCCAGAAAGATAAAAAATGCTAGAGCATATTCATTTACCCTTGAAGAAGACACTACAAACTATGGTGGTTATGAGAAAGGTGGTATTGTCACACAGGTCAAACAGCCCAAGATATTGAACTTTAAGCCACTCAGGGCAGCACTAAGTGATCCAGGAGATTTTCTTCTGAGTGATTTTTCTAAGTTTGATCGCCCGCGTCTTCTTCACATAGCATTTCAGGCTTTGGATAAGTTTATTTCTGAGTTGGGTCGCTTACCTGTTGCTGGTTCAGACTCTGATGCTCAGAAGCTTATATCCATTGTTAGTGATTTCAATGACGCCTTAGCTGATGATAAATTGGAAGATATAAATCCAAAACTTCTGCGATATTTTGCCTTTGGTGCTAGGGCCGTTTTGAACCCTATGGCTGCCATGTTTGGTGGAATTGTCGGACAAGAGGTTGTCAAAGCATGTTCTGGGAAGTTTCATCCGCTTTTTCAG TTTTTCTACTTTGATTCTGTTGAGTCACTTCCTACAGAACCAGTGGATCCTGATGATTTAAGGCCAGTAGGTAGTCGATATGATGCACAGATATCAGTTTTTGGACAGAAGTTACAGAAGAAATTGGAGGATTCTCAAGTGTTTGTTGTTGGATCTGGTGCTTTAGGATGtgagtttttgaaaaatcttGCTCTCATGGGAGTTTCTTGTGGAAGTCAAGGGAAGCTGACAATTACTGATGACGATGTTATAGAGAAGAGTAACCTAAGCAGGCAGTTCCTTTTCCGTGATTGGAATATTGGACAGGCGAAGTCTACGGTTGCTGCTTCAGCTGCTGCATCTATAAATACTGCATTGAATGTTGTTGCTCTGCAAAATCGTGTTAGCAGTGAAACTGAAAATGTATTTCACGATGCCTTCTGGGGAAACTTGAGTGTCGTGATCAATGCGCTAGACAATGTCAATGCGAGATTATATGTTGATCAAAGATGCTTGTATTTCCAAAAGCCTCTTCTGGAGTCTGGAACTCTTGGAACCAAATGCAATACCCAGATGGTCATTCCTCACCTAACGGAAAACTATGGTGCATCAAGAGATCCACCAGAGAAACAGGCACCAATGTGTACAGTACACTCATTTCCACACAACATTGACCACTGCTTGACATGGGCCCGTTCAGAGTTTGAGGGTTTGCTTGAAAAAA TGAATGCCTATTTGTCTAATCCCAACGAATATACTAATGGAATGAGGAATGCTGGTGATGCTCAAGCAAGGGATAACCTGGAGCGTGTTCTTGAGTGCCTGGACAGGGACAAGTGTGAAACTTTTGAAGACTGTATTACTTGGGCTCGCCTAAA GTTTGAAGATTATTTTGCTAACCGGGTGAAGCAGTTAATATATACTTTTCCCGAAGATGCTCAAACCAGCACTGGATCTCCATTCTGGTCTGCACCGAAAAGATTTCCCCATCCACTACAGTTCTCAGCCTCTGATGCAGGTCACGTACATTTTGTGATGGCAGCTGCTATTTTACGAGCAGAGAGTTTTGATATCCCAATCCCCGACTGGGGAAAGAACCCTACAAAGTTGGCTGAAGCAGTTGATAAAGTGATAGTACCTGATTTTCAGCCTAAGAAAGATGTGAATATAGTGACAGATGAGAAGGCCACCAGTCTCTCTACTGCTTCCATAGACGATGCAGTTGTTATCGATGATATAATAATCAAGTTAGAGAGGTGCCGAGCAAATTTGCCACCAGAGTTCAGGATGAAACCAATACAATTTGAGAAG GATGATGATACAAACTACCATATGGATGTTATAGCTGGGCTTGCCAATATGAGGGCACGGAATTACAGCATTCCCGAGGTTGACAAGCTGAAAGCCAAGTTCATCGCCGGACGGATCATTCCCGCAATTGCAACCTCAACTGCTATGGCTACTGGTCTTGTCTGCTTGGAGCTTTACAAAGTCTTGGATGGAAGACACAAAGTGGAAGATTACAGAAACACATTTGCTAACCTAGCTCTGCCTCTGTTTTCAATGGCTGAGCCAGTTCCTCCAAAGGTTATGAAGCATCAGGATATGAACTGGACAATTTGGGACAGATGGGTTCTAAACGAGAATCCTACCCTCAGGGAGCTCCTTCATTGGCTCAAGGCGAAGGGATTAAATGCATATAGTATTTCATGTGGGAGTAGCATGCTCTATAATAGTATCTTCAACAAGTTCAAAGACCGAATGGATAGAAAAGTAGCAGATTTGGCAAGGGATGTGGCCAGGTTGGAGATTCCACCATACCGTAGCCACGTTGATGTCGTGGTGGcctgtgatgatgatgatggtaatGATATTGACATCCCCCTGGTATCCGTTTATTTCCGTTAG
- the LOC107647647 gene encoding LRR repeats and ubiquitin-like domain-containing protein At2g30105, whose translation MEEAPSSTRSIAINVKFGGKTIPTSIASESTIKDLKSLLLSSTNVLPRGQKLIFKGKVLEDHNTLGASGLTNGSKLMLVASQGLHQGEGPVLKKAQVVPKLRRDSHSGSSNDANKVPVKNRVERWKVTGVVALSECNLEVIPDEVWACESSARVLDCNNNSIKTVPSAIAHLTGLEKLFINANCLSDESISWEGLTPLKYLTVLSLNQNNLTTLPSALGSLTALRELHVSNNKLVGLPSEIGKLTQLEVLRVNNNRMNIVGESVGNCHSLVEVDFSSNFLSELPETFSSFKNLKALYLSNNAMKSLPSKLFKTCLQLSTLDLHNTEITIDILRQFEGWDDFDERRRNKHQKQLDFRVGVSRDFDEGADKN comes from the exons ATGGAGGAAGCCCCTTCTTCAACGAGAAGCATAGCCATAAACGTGAAGTTTGGAGGGAAGACGATACCAACCTCAATCGCATCGGAATCAACCATCAAAGACCTCAAATCACTCCTTCTCTCTTCCACCAACGTTCTGCCACGTGGCCAGAAGCTCATCTTCAAAG GGAAGGTTCTGGAAGACCACAACACTTTGGGGGCATCCGGTTTGACCAATGGCTCTAAGCTCATGCTTGTTGCTTCACAGGGGTTACATCAAGGG GAGGGTCCTGTCTTGAAGAAAGCTCAAGTTGTTCCCAAATTGAGGAGAGATAGCCATTCAGGGTCGAGTAATGATGCGAATAAAGTTCCGGTTAAGAACAGGGTGGAACGTTGGAAAGTGACTGGGGTTGTAGCATTGTCTGAATGCAACTTGGAG GTCATACCTGATGAAGTGTGGGCTTGTGAGTCTTCTGCTCGAGTTCTAGATTGCAACAACAATTCAATCAAAACCGTCCCTTCTGCGATTGCTCATCTTACTGGTCTAGAG AAACTATTCATTAATGCAAACTGCTTATCGGATGAATCGATTAGCTGGGAAGGATTAACACCTCTGAAGTACCTAACAGTATTATCATTAAACCAGAACAA TTTGACTACTTTGCCGTCTGCACTGGGATCTTTAACCGCCTTAAGGGAACTTCATGTATCCAATAATAAGTTGGTTGGCCTTCCTAGTGAAATTGGGAAGCTTACCCAATTAGAAGTTTTGCGAGTCAACAATAATAG GATGAATATAGTTGGTGAATCTGTAGGGAATTGTCATTCTCTTGTTGAG GTTGATTTCTCTTCAAATTTCTTGTCAGAATTGCCAGAGACATTTAGCAGTTTTAAGAATTTGAAG GCTTTGTATCTGAGTAACAATGCGATGAAATCTCTTCCTTCTAAACTATTCAAGACTTGCCTTCAGCTCTCTACGCTGGATCTCCACAACACAGAAATTACCATCGATATTCTTCGCCAG TTTGAAGGATGGGATGATTTCGATGAGCGCCGCCGCAATAAACATCAGAAACAACTGGATTTCAGGGTTGGAGTTTCCAGAGATTTTGATGAAGGTGCTGATAAGAACTAA